In one window of Frigoriglobus tundricola DNA:
- a CDS encoding anti-sigma factor family protein, with amino-acid sequence MSCDELVAQLVDLVDGEPVVERRETVELHIRGCPKCEAYVATYTLTVRVARVLPKCGPLPPAFEARLRKALAEHIGE; translated from the coding sequence GTGAGCTGTGACGAACTGGTGGCGCAACTGGTGGACCTCGTGGACGGCGAACCGGTGGTCGAGCGCCGCGAAACGGTCGAACTCCACATCCGCGGGTGCCCGAAGTGCGAGGCGTATGTGGCGACGTACACGCTCACGGTCCGCGTCGCGCGCGTGCTGCCGAAGTGCGGCCCGCTCCCGCCCGCGTTCGAGGCGCGGCTGCGGAAGGCGCTGGCCGAACACATTGGCGAATGA
- a CDS encoding protein kinase domain-containing protein, protein MSSPPPPPDLPPTRATHVPPYGAGHPLTGAAPTVDPDAATLGAAPGDPLPQLRPPLVTGDLGAFGRHRVLRLLGRGGMGAVYEAIDTALGRTVALKLMLPALAAAPTGRERFLREARAAAAVRHENVVNVYHVGEDEGTPFLTMELLRGDHLGHLIGGGLPVADVVRIGRDVARGLAAAHAIGVVHRDVKPANIWIEAPTGRVRLLDFGLARIGGEASIAVRSGPSAETGLTQAGELVGTPTYMSREQVEGEPVDFRTDLFSLGAVLYQMVTGRVPFEGRTLAGWADAIRSGVYTPVNEAVPTAPPALVRLIHALLAPRPEDRPRSADAVAAELLTIATQLLVRTDSAAAPVPVQHPEAPDSDPQFDFTEAPRPAPRRRGRPTQFLLGCAAALAGGLLLVGIVHRIHRAGRPAPEPVVKAPDPAAPVAPANSLPKGYVSIFNGRDLSGWKPPIEGRTDAWAVANGVLAGTPRANFQFHALLSERDYSDFELRLEYRWPAPGGHSVLLLRANEDKERYMKGLAISLADDEGYSAVHGHAVPDGYQSGLVLGLTFKPRAANKPLGEWNALRVVARRHVIEVELNGTKMPVANLDEKLELLKTHPEFARAQGPIGLLCFIGPIEYRNILVRPLP, encoded by the coding sequence GTGTCGTCACCTCCGCCACCTCCCGATCTTCCCCCCACGCGGGCGACTCACGTTCCGCCATACGGCGCGGGCCACCCGCTCACCGGCGCGGCCCCGACCGTGGACCCGGACGCGGCCACCCTGGGGGCCGCGCCGGGCGATCCGCTCCCCCAACTGCGCCCGCCGCTCGTTACCGGGGATCTCGGCGCGTTCGGGCGCCATCGGGTGCTCCGCCTCCTCGGGCGCGGGGGAATGGGCGCGGTGTACGAGGCCATCGATACCGCACTCGGGCGCACCGTGGCCCTCAAGCTCATGCTCCCCGCCCTGGCGGCGGCCCCGACCGGGCGCGAGCGGTTCTTGCGCGAAGCCCGTGCGGCGGCGGCGGTCCGGCACGAGAACGTCGTCAACGTGTACCACGTCGGGGAGGACGAGGGGACGCCCTTCCTGACGATGGAACTGCTGCGCGGCGATCACCTCGGCCACCTGATCGGGGGCGGCCTCCCGGTCGCGGACGTGGTCCGGATCGGTCGGGACGTCGCACGCGGCCTCGCCGCCGCTCACGCGATCGGAGTCGTTCATCGCGACGTCAAGCCGGCGAACATCTGGATCGAAGCGCCGACCGGGCGCGTGCGGCTCCTGGACTTCGGACTCGCCCGCATCGGCGGCGAAGCCAGCATCGCCGTCCGGTCCGGACCGTCGGCCGAAACCGGGCTGACGCAGGCCGGTGAACTCGTCGGCACGCCGACGTACATGTCGCGCGAACAGGTCGAGGGAGAACCGGTCGATTTCCGCACCGATCTGTTCAGCCTCGGTGCCGTCCTTTACCAGATGGTCACGGGGCGGGTGCCGTTTGAGGGGAGGACCCTCGCCGGGTGGGCGGACGCGATCCGGTCGGGCGTTTACACGCCCGTGAACGAAGCGGTCCCGACGGCCCCGCCCGCTCTCGTGCGGCTCATTCACGCGCTCCTCGCCCCCCGCCCGGAGGACCGCCCCCGATCCGCCGACGCGGTCGCGGCGGAGTTGCTCACGATCGCAACGCAGTTACTCGTGAGAACCGATTCGGCCGCGGCACCGGTCCCCGTTCAACACCCCGAAGCCCCCGATTCGGACCCGCAGTTTGATTTCACTGAGGCGCCCCGCCCCGCTCCACGCCGCCGGGGCCGACCAACCCAATTCTTGCTCGGGTGTGCGGCCGCGCTGGCCGGTGGCCTCTTGCTGGTCGGGATCGTGCATCGGATACACAGGGCGGGGCGCCCCGCACCGGAGCCGGTCGTCAAGGCTCCCGATCCGGCGGCGCCTGTCGCGCCCGCGAATTCGCTCCCAAAGGGGTACGTCTCGATCTTCAACGGACGGGACCTCAGCGGTTGGAAACCGCCGATCGAGGGGCGCACGGATGCGTGGGCGGTCGCGAACGGGGTACTCGCGGGAACGCCGCGGGCGAACTTCCAGTTTCACGCGTTACTCTCCGAGCGGGACTACTCGGATTTTGAATTGCGTCTGGAGTACCGGTGGCCGGCCCCCGGCGGCCACAGTGTCTTGTTGTTGCGTGCGAACGAAGACAAGGAGCGGTACATGAAGGGGCTGGCGATCAGCCTCGCCGACGACGAAGGCTACTCGGCGGTCCACGGCCACGCGGTCCCTGACGGGTATCAATCCGGTTTGGTCTTGGGTCTCACATTCAAGCCGCGCGCCGCGAACAAGCCGCTCGGCGAGTGGAACGCCCTGCGGGTGGTGGCCCGGCGGCACGTGATCGAGGTCGAACTGAACGGAACGAAGATGCCCGTGGCGAACCTGGACGAGAAGCTCGAATTGCTGAAAACGCACCCGGAGTTCGCACGCGCACAAGGACCGATCGGCCTGTTGTGCTTCATCGGCCCGATCGAATACCGCAACATCTTGGTCCGCCCGCTCCCGTAG
- a CDS encoding FUSC family protein, whose protein sequence is MDGQTLRLGLKVGLAVGLAYLLTYGERSQYALYAVLTAALVVGENFGEDLNQSVVRLVGTLLGASVGVAALAAFGVDVWCVVGAAVVTTVLSRLVKLDQLSRVALAVCMVTLLLHPERVAAYGFYRLVNTLIGAVIGLAVSLLVWPVRAETAATRAVAQLLDLAADVLLAARVPHTPAGDAASDQTVQQLTKLFKAIRDARRESQVFRTTATATAERAILGGQVGLGAIAVAAGCERLAQNPEAGPFVIAVAAVAERLADRARALAHAPETGADPPPVYEPLADLPTPPADADLNATEGVLMAGVIGELRVIAAALAVLERVTIQTTTHEVIDQIKGAQANDAPRGRE, encoded by the coding sequence GTGGACGGGCAAACGCTTCGGCTCGGTCTGAAGGTCGGGCTGGCGGTCGGACTGGCGTATCTGCTCACCTACGGCGAGCGGTCGCAGTACGCCCTGTATGCGGTTCTGACCGCCGCCCTCGTCGTCGGCGAGAACTTCGGCGAGGATCTGAACCAGTCGGTGGTGCGGCTGGTCGGCACGCTGCTGGGCGCGTCCGTCGGCGTTGCCGCTTTGGCCGCCTTCGGGGTCGATGTCTGGTGCGTTGTGGGGGCCGCGGTGGTCACAACCGTCCTCTCCCGACTGGTCAAGCTCGATCAGCTCAGCCGGGTCGCCCTGGCGGTGTGCATGGTCACCCTGTTGCTGCATCCCGAGCGCGTGGCCGCTTACGGCTTCTACCGACTGGTCAACACGCTCATCGGGGCCGTAATCGGACTCGCAGTGAGCCTCCTGGTGTGGCCGGTTCGGGCCGAAACGGCCGCGACGCGGGCGGTGGCCCAGCTCCTCGACCTGGCCGCCGATGTCCTACTCGCGGCCCGCGTGCCCCACACCCCGGCCGGAGACGCGGCATCGGACCAGACCGTTCAGCAGTTGACCAAGCTGTTCAAAGCCATCCGGGACGCGCGACGGGAGAGCCAGGTGTTCCGTACAACGGCGACGGCCACCGCGGAACGGGCGATTCTGGGCGGGCAGGTCGGACTCGGGGCGATCGCGGTCGCGGCGGGCTGCGAGCGGCTGGCACAGAACCCGGAGGCCGGTCCGTTTGTGATTGCCGTGGCCGCGGTCGCGGAGCGACTGGCCGACCGCGCCCGGGCACTGGCCCACGCACCGGAGACCGGTGCGGACCCGCCGCCCGTTTACGAGCCGCTCGCGGACCTCCCCACTCCACCGGCCGACGCCGACCTGAACGCGACCGAAGGGGTGCTGATGGCCGGGGTGATCGGCGAGTTGCGGGTCATCGCCGCCGCGCTGGCGGTACTGGAACGGGTCACGATCCAAACCACGACCCACGAAGTGATCGACCAGATCAAGGGCGCACAGGCGAATGATGCGCCGCGAGGCCGCGAATGA
- a CDS encoding RNA polymerase sigma factor, translating into MVAPLPEKLTPELVFREYAPRIYNLARRMLGNDADAEDVTQDVLLQVVRKLDTFRGDAQISTWLHRVTVNAALAHRQKRANRQKHEAGEAADEILETAAPETAVRRWNVAPEDPVLAAEQHAVIERAITELPEPFRDVYLLADVEGLPNAEIGEMLGLSVAAVKSRLHRARMRMRDLLAPHFEEGVTP; encoded by the coding sequence ATGGTCGCACCGCTGCCCGAAAAGCTGACCCCGGAACTGGTGTTCCGCGAGTACGCGCCGCGCATCTACAACCTCGCCCGGCGGATGCTCGGCAACGACGCCGACGCCGAGGACGTGACGCAGGACGTGCTGCTCCAAGTGGTGCGGAAGCTGGACACGTTCCGCGGCGACGCCCAGATCTCGACGTGGCTGCACCGGGTCACGGTGAACGCGGCGCTGGCCCACCGGCAGAAGCGGGCGAACCGCCAGAAGCACGAGGCCGGCGAGGCGGCGGACGAGATCCTCGAAACGGCCGCCCCCGAGACCGCGGTGCGGCGGTGGAACGTGGCGCCGGAGGACCCGGTGCTGGCCGCCGAGCAGCACGCGGTGATCGAACGGGCGATCACGGAGCTGCCCGAACCGTTCCGCGACGTGTACCTGCTCGCGGACGTGGAGGGGCTGCCGAACGCGGAGATCGGTGAGATGCTCGGGCTGAGCGTGGCGGCGGTGAAGAGCCGGCTGCACCGGGCGCGGATGCGGATGCGGGACCTGCTGGCCCCGCACTTCGAGGAAGGGGTGACGCCGTGA
- a CDS encoding SDR family oxidoreductase: MIAIDLSGKVALVSGVGDNISFAWFIAKALQAAGAKVVLACHPRVMGIVEGVLTRDADKESRLLPDGSEFKPVKVYPCDANYDTMADVPEEVRTNRRYAQFPEYSIKGTVDAVAAEFGGIDIMIHSMAFSSEIKNALIDTSRKAYHEAMGISSYSLISMVRAAAPHMANRPGGGSVVGLTYVAGERVVPHYGGGMGTCKAALQMDAKQLAWFVGDKNVRVNLISAGPYASRAARAINKDFDKLIQHAADHSPLRRPIEPEEVANGVLFLCSPLAAAVTGQILYVDCGYNIMGS; this comes from the coding sequence ATGATCGCAATCGACCTGTCCGGCAAGGTGGCCCTCGTTTCCGGGGTGGGTGACAACATCAGTTTCGCGTGGTTCATCGCCAAGGCGCTCCAGGCGGCCGGGGCGAAGGTCGTCCTCGCGTGCCACCCGCGGGTGATGGGGATCGTGGAGGGCGTCCTCACCCGCGACGCGGACAAGGAGTCGCGGCTGCTGCCCGACGGGAGCGAGTTCAAGCCGGTGAAGGTGTACCCGTGCGACGCCAACTACGACACGATGGCCGACGTGCCCGAGGAGGTGCGGACCAACCGCCGGTACGCCCAGTTCCCGGAGTACTCGATCAAGGGCACCGTGGACGCGGTCGCGGCCGAGTTCGGCGGCATCGACATCATGATCCACTCGATGGCGTTCAGCTCGGAGATCAAGAACGCCCTGATCGACACGAGCCGCAAGGCGTACCACGAGGCGATGGGGATCAGCTCGTACTCGCTGATCAGCATGGTCCGCGCCGCGGCCCCGCACATGGCGAACCGGCCGGGCGGGGGGAGCGTGGTCGGGCTCACCTACGTCGCGGGCGAGCGCGTGGTGCCGCACTACGGCGGCGGGATGGGGACGTGCAAGGCCGCGCTCCAGATGGACGCGAAGCAGCTCGCGTGGTTCGTGGGGGACAAGAACGTCCGCGTGAACCTGATCTCGGCCGGCCCGTACGCGAGCCGCGCGGCGCGGGCGATCAACAAGGACTTCGACAAGCTGATCCAGCACGCCGCGGACCACTCGCCGCTGCGCCGGCCGATCGAGCCGGAAGAAGTGGCGAACGGGGTGCTGTTCCTGTGCAGCCCGCTGGCGGCCGCGGTGACCGGCCAGATCCTCTACGTGGACTGCGGGTACAACATCATGGGCTCGTGA
- a CDS encoding HAD family hydrolase: MKAALFDFDGTLANSFAAITSSTNHVRASYGLPALPEAAVCKYVGYGLSHLMADLVPGAPVDEAVARYREHHSTVMIAETRLMPGVAETIPELAHRGLRLGVCSNKRVEFTRELVRALGLAGSFACVLGPDDVGQRPKPDPAMLLEGLTRLGVSPAEAVYVGDMIVDVQAAKAAGVPVWLIPADETGGSTPVHDAGADRVLRSFTELLELLPPPKK, from the coding sequence ATGAAAGCCGCGCTCTTCGACTTCGACGGCACCCTCGCGAACAGCTTCGCCGCGATCACCTCGAGTACCAACCACGTCCGCGCCAGTTACGGCCTGCCCGCGCTGCCGGAGGCGGCCGTCTGCAAGTACGTCGGTTACGGGTTGTCGCACCTGATGGCCGATCTCGTGCCCGGTGCCCCGGTGGACGAGGCCGTCGCCCGGTACCGCGAGCACCACTCCACCGTGATGATCGCGGAAACGCGCCTCATGCCCGGCGTGGCCGAAACGATCCCCGAACTCGCCCACCGCGGGCTGCGCCTGGGCGTGTGCAGTAACAAACGGGTCGAGTTCACGCGCGAACTCGTCCGCGCGCTCGGACTGGCCGGGTCTTTCGCGTGCGTGCTCGGCCCGGACGACGTCGGCCAGCGGCCGAAACCCGATCCGGCCATGCTGTTAGAGGGGCTGACCCGGCTCGGTGTTTCACCGGCCGAAGCCGTGTACGTCGGCGACATGATCGTGGACGTGCAGGCCGCAAAGGCCGCCGGCGTTCCGGTTTGGCTGATTCCCGCCGACGAAACCGGCGGTTCGACACCAGTACATGACGCCGGAGCCGATCGCGTTCTTCGGTCGTTCACGGAACTGTTGGAATTGCTACCCCCGCCGAAAAAATGA
- a CDS encoding endonuclease/exonuclease/phosphatase family protein: MNRSPLDERVGRVVASERVDIVMLAEPDAPAADLAVRLGQLTGDPFVVVDGSADRFTICSRLPRRSLRLQFSADRWLIYRLVLDPIPELLVALAHLPSKLHAAGETQTLAVAELVADIARAERRRKHQSTVVVGDMNMNPFEAGVAGAGGLHGVMSAAVAARASREIQGREYQLFYNPMWSVMGDRSLGPPGTFYRSAAEAVNYYWNTYDQVLLRPELADRLKRLDVLSSDGVESLMTRTGLPDVANGSDHLPLLFCLEW; the protein is encoded by the coding sequence GTGAACCGAAGCCCACTCGACGAGCGGGTGGGCCGGGTCGTTGCGTCAGAACGTGTCGATATCGTGATGCTCGCCGAACCTGATGCGCCAGCAGCGGATCTGGCGGTACGATTGGGACAACTCACCGGCGACCCGTTCGTCGTCGTAGACGGTTCGGCGGATCGATTCACGATATGTTCCCGGTTACCCCGACGTTCACTTCGACTTCAGTTCAGCGCCGACCGCTGGTTGATATACCGGCTCGTCCTCGACCCGATCCCGGAACTGCTGGTGGCGCTCGCCCACCTTCCGAGTAAACTTCACGCGGCCGGCGAGACGCAAACCCTGGCGGTCGCAGAACTGGTAGCAGACATCGCCCGTGCGGAGAGGCGACGGAAGCACCAGAGCACGGTCGTTGTCGGCGACATGAATATGAACCCGTTTGAAGCGGGTGTTGCCGGTGCGGGCGGGCTGCACGGGGTGATGTCGGCGGCGGTGGCCGCCCGCGCGAGTCGCGAAATTCAGGGGCGCGAGTACCAGCTCTTTTACAACCCCATGTGGAGCGTGATGGGCGACCGCTCACTCGGTCCGCCGGGAACCTTCTACCGAAGTGCCGCAGAAGCGGTAAACTACTACTGGAACACGTACGACCAGGTGCTCCTCCGCCCGGAACTGGCCGATCGCTTGAAGCGACTGGACGTCCTGAGCTCCGACGGCGTCGAGAGCCTGATGACCCGCACGGGGTTGCCGGACGTGGCCAACGGTTCGGATCACCTGCCGCTCCTCTTTTGCCTCGAATGGTAA
- a CDS encoding DUF1501 domain-containing protein, giving the protein MRTRLCDGVDRRDVLRIGALGAAGGATGLSLDNVLRAQEARPAAGDPTFGRARSCILVFLAGGPPQHETFDPKPDAPREIAGAFEPIATSVPGVHISGYLPLHDHPCIGAAVAHLRPSGRPIPAHVCLGEFPRAPFGWGGRGAGAGFLGAPFDPFPLLRSGGETRALDYPVAAPAVTTDVSLERLGQRRDILDRINRRLDRLGTSEAGARLDAIFHRLGSSPETELNDRFGRPSRLCQGKPIHFV; this is encoded by the coding sequence GTGCGCACCCGCCTCTGCGATGGTGTGGACCGACGCGATGTTCTGAGGATCGGCGCCCTCGGCGCCGCGGGGGGGGCCACCGGTCTGAGCCTGGACAACGTGTTGCGCGCCCAGGAGGCCCGCCCCGCCGCGGGCGATCCGACGTTCGGCAGAGCCAGATCCTGCATCCTGGTGTTCCTGGCCGGCGGCCCGCCGCAGCACGAGACCTTCGACCCCAAGCCCGACGCGCCACGAGAGATCGCCGGCGCCTTCGAACCCATCGCCACGAGCGTGCCCGGCGTACACATCAGCGGGTACCTGCCCCTGCACGACCACCCCTGCATCGGCGCGGCGGTCGCCCACTTGCGCCCGAGCGGCCGCCCCATCCCCGCGCACGTCTGCCTGGGCGAATTCCCGCGCGCGCCGTTCGGCTGGGGCGGGCGTGGGGCCGGCGCGGGGTTCCTCGGCGCGCCCTTCGACCCGTTCCCGCTGCTGAGATCGGGGGGCGAGACCCGGGCCCTCGATTACCCGGTGGCGGCGCCGGCGGTCACGACCGACGTGTCGCTGGAGCGCCTCGGCCAGCGCCGCGACATCCTCGACCGGATCAATCGCCGGCTCGACCGGTTGGGCACGTCCGAAGCGGGGGCGCGTCTGGACGCCATCTTCCACCGCCTCGGGAGCAGCCCCGAAACGGAACTGAACGACCGCTTCGGTCGGCCCTCGCGACTCTGTCAGGGGAAGCCGATCCACTTCGTTTGA
- the secA gene encoding preprotein translocase subunit SecA gives MATAQNGMEPTFFERLGDRFNAFVEGCVRIISRMMGGSTDERRSKSLGFLRGKNSDTHTVVPGSPLARINELEPKMRALDDAGLKALTADMRDRLAKGATLDALLPEAFAACREAARRTKNMRHYDVQLIGGAVLHGYGTGLGSIAEMKTGEGKTLVATLAAYLNALAGQGVHVVTVNDYLARRDCEWMLPIYNALGVSAAYIQSDMDPEARRRAYESDITYGTASEFGFDYLRDNMKIARHDDEQYHPYYRQVQRSHHYAIIDEVDNILIDEARTPLIISGPAFSDARRFSEADKVARALTELERKARKELIAGGTMKAGGTEGDGLVTLSPLDPAQVDPQNPPPKGVYFEIKEKERTCHLTDAGVRKAEELAGVESFYTAGNMEWPHLMDNALKAHHLYQIDRHYMIDRDARENNELSIVIIDEHTGRAMYGRQWSDGLHQAVEAKHHKDGVQIKQETQTMATVTLQNFFKLYAKLAGMTGTAKTEENEFWKIYKLDVVAVPTNRPMLRIEHRDLVYRTDKEKWDAVVAEVVELSKTGRPILIGTKDVDKSEKLSQMLKRRGVKHELLNAKPENVGREAEIVAQAGRIGAVTISTNMAGRGTDIILGGNAETMAWARLKQLKGEDGRPLYPTRLEVPNDVWTGVVAEIEAKEKMKEEGRRVAEMGGLHILGTERHDSRRIDNQLRGRAGRQGDPGSSRFYLSLQDELMRLFAGEWVGSVLTRLGMQEGEAIESGMVTRRIEKAQKKVEEYHFDQRKNLLEYDEVMDLQRKRVYGARQEILDGKNPRATVLDMIRTQIAAAAARFLADDYGSASFAEFASNRLGMEFDAGDFRTSSYEDAARQALDQAIANVPTFVQERMEENINADEDPKDWKWAELVRATNAKYDLKLTEKDLRKVPPGQLTEHLVARAEAAVRGVNLSEGERFLGRTYGAEALAEWCRQKFGVKVSVDEVQARTREELTAFLYRQVRAAYRQKDVEFPVRVAMQNFMADKPQAGAQRYDRDGLYRWSAQRLGTVLAARKHGPGVLADQAGFFAVAFQALEEEGWSEELVRTEPRSKLREKLLVLAPKAMPAADIDEIDARVAEALSGARAAEAEDAKELTDWAAKDLGLTLDPARLTGRTPDEVRHAVLNAYDEKYRPEMHSVERGLVLEQIDSAWKSHLLVMDNLRSGVGLRGYAQEDPKIVYKREGMQEFETMWAGIRDRTTEAVFRMEEMGDEEAQAALWAGARATHAAAISASQARQAQLDASEQQTNTAGGEAKKVEPIRNVGAKVGRNDPCPCGSGKKYKNCHMKMEAGKR, from the coding sequence ATGGCGACTGCTCAAAACGGAATGGAGCCGACCTTTTTCGAGCGGTTGGGCGACCGGTTCAACGCGTTCGTCGAGGGGTGCGTCCGGATCATCTCCCGCATGATGGGCGGCTCGACGGACGAGAGGCGGAGCAAGTCGCTGGGTTTCCTCCGGGGCAAAAACTCCGACACTCACACCGTCGTTCCCGGCTCGCCCCTCGCGAGGATCAACGAACTCGAACCGAAGATGCGGGCGCTCGACGACGCCGGCCTGAAGGCGCTCACGGCGGACATGCGCGACCGGCTCGCGAAAGGCGCGACGCTCGATGCCCTGCTCCCGGAAGCGTTCGCGGCCTGCCGCGAGGCCGCCCGCCGCACCAAGAACATGCGGCACTACGACGTGCAGCTCATCGGCGGCGCGGTCCTGCACGGCTACGGCACCGGCCTGGGCAGCATCGCCGAAATGAAGACCGGTGAGGGCAAGACGCTCGTCGCCACGCTGGCCGCGTACCTGAACGCGCTGGCGGGCCAGGGCGTCCACGTCGTCACCGTGAACGACTACCTGGCCCGCCGCGACTGCGAGTGGATGCTCCCCATCTACAACGCGCTGGGCGTGAGCGCCGCGTACATCCAGTCCGACATGGACCCCGAGGCGCGGCGCCGCGCCTACGAGAGCGACATCACCTACGGCACCGCCTCCGAGTTCGGGTTCGACTACCTGCGCGACAACATGAAGATCGCGCGGCACGACGACGAGCAGTACCACCCGTACTACCGCCAGGTGCAGCGCAGCCACCACTACGCCATCATCGACGAGGTGGACAACATCCTGATCGACGAGGCCCGCACGCCGCTCATCATCAGCGGCCCGGCGTTCTCGGACGCGCGGCGGTTCTCGGAGGCGGACAAGGTGGCCCGCGCGCTCACCGAGCTGGAGCGGAAGGCCCGCAAGGAGCTGATCGCCGGCGGCACCATGAAGGCCGGCGGCACCGAGGGCGACGGGCTCGTCACCCTCAGCCCGCTCGACCCGGCCCAGGTGGACCCGCAGAACCCGCCGCCCAAGGGCGTGTACTTCGAGATCAAGGAGAAGGAGCGCACCTGCCACCTGACCGACGCCGGGGTCCGCAAGGCCGAGGAGCTGGCCGGGGTGGAGAGCTTCTACACCGCCGGCAACATGGAGTGGCCGCACCTGATGGACAACGCGCTCAAGGCGCACCACCTGTACCAGATCGACCGCCACTACATGATCGACCGCGACGCGCGGGAGAACAACGAGCTGTCCATCGTCATCATCGACGAGCACACCGGCCGCGCCATGTACGGGCGCCAGTGGTCCGACGGGCTGCACCAGGCGGTCGAGGCGAAGCACCACAAGGACGGGGTGCAGATCAAGCAGGAAACGCAGACGATGGCCACGGTCACGCTGCAGAACTTCTTCAAGCTGTACGCCAAGCTGGCCGGCATGACGGGGACCGCGAAGACCGAGGAAAACGAGTTCTGGAAGATCTACAAGCTCGACGTGGTCGCGGTCCCGACCAACCGGCCGATGCTCCGGATCGAGCACCGCGACCTCGTGTACCGCACCGACAAGGAGAAGTGGGACGCGGTGGTGGCCGAGGTGGTGGAGCTGAGCAAGACCGGGCGGCCGATCCTGATCGGCACCAAGGACGTGGACAAGAGCGAGAAGCTCTCGCAGATGCTCAAGCGCCGCGGGGTGAAGCACGAGCTGCTCAACGCGAAGCCGGAGAACGTGGGCCGCGAGGCCGAGATCGTCGCCCAGGCCGGGCGCATCGGGGCGGTCACGATCAGCACGAACATGGCGGGCCGCGGGACGGACATCATCCTCGGCGGCAACGCCGAGACGATGGCGTGGGCGCGGCTCAAGCAGCTCAAGGGCGAGGACGGGCGGCCACTGTACCCGACCCGGCTCGAGGTGCCCAACGACGTGTGGACCGGCGTGGTCGCCGAGATCGAGGCGAAGGAGAAGATGAAGGAGGAGGGCCGCCGGGTCGCGGAGATGGGCGGCCTGCACATCCTCGGCACCGAGCGGCACGACTCGCGGCGCATCGACAACCAGTTGCGCGGCCGCGCCGGCCGCCAGGGCGACCCCGGCTCCAGCCGGTTCTACCTGTCGCTCCAGGACGAGCTCATGCGCCTGTTCGCGGGCGAGTGGGTGGGCAGCGTCCTCACCCGGCTCGGGATGCAGGAGGGCGAGGCGATCGAGTCCGGCATGGTCACCCGGCGCATCGAGAAGGCCCAGAAGAAGGTCGAGGAGTACCACTTCGACCAGCGGAAGAACCTGCTCGAGTACGACGAGGTGATGGACCTCCAGCGGAAGCGGGTGTACGGCGCCCGGCAGGAGATCCTGGACGGCAAGAACCCCCGCGCGACCGTCCTGGACATGATCCGCACCCAGATCGCCGCCGCGGCCGCCCGGTTCCTCGCGGACGACTACGGCTCGGCGAGCTTCGCCGAGTTCGCCAGCAACCGGCTCGGCATGGAGTTCGACGCGGGCGACTTCCGCACCTCGTCCTACGAGGACGCGGCGCGCCAGGCGCTCGACCAGGCCATCGCCAACGTCCCCACCTTCGTCCAGGAGCGGATGGAGGAGAACATCAACGCGGACGAGGACCCGAAGGACTGGAAGTGGGCCGAGCTGGTGCGCGCCACCAACGCCAAGTACGACCTGAAACTGACCGAGAAGGACCTGCGGAAGGTGCCCCCGGGGCAGCTGACCGAGCACCTCGTGGCGCGGGCCGAGGCCGCGGTGCGGGGCGTGAACCTGTCCGAGGGCGAGCGGTTCCTGGGCCGCACCTACGGGGCCGAGGCGCTGGCGGAGTGGTGCCGGCAGAAGTTCGGCGTGAAGGTGTCGGTCGACGAGGTCCAGGCGCGGACCCGCGAGGAGCTGACCGCCTTCCTGTACCGCCAGGTGCGGGCCGCGTACCGGCAGAAGGACGTGGAGTTCCCGGTGCGCGTGGCCATGCAGAACTTCATGGCGGACAAGCCCCAGGCCGGCGCGCAGCGGTACGACCGGGACGGCCTGTACCGGTGGAGCGCGCAGCGCCTGGGCACGGTGCTGGCCGCCCGCAAGCACGGCCCGGGGGTGCTGGCGGACCAGGCCGGGTTCTTCGCGGTCGCGTTCCAGGCGCTGGAGGAGGAGGGCTGGTCGGAGGAGCTCGTCCGCACGGAGCCGCGGTCGAAGCTCCGCGAGAAGCTGCTGGTCCTGGCCCCCAAGGCGATGCCCGCGGCCGACATCGACGAGATCGACGCGCGGGTGGCGGAGGCGCTCAGCGGCGCGCGGGCGGCCGAGGCGGAGGACGCGAAGGAGCTGACCGACTGGGCGGCGAAGGACCTCGGCCTCACGCTCGACCCGGCGCGGCTCACCGGCCGCACCCCGGACGAGGTCCGGCACGCGGTGCTGAACGCCTACGACGAGAAGTACCGGCCCGAGATGCACTCGGTCGAGCGCGGGCTGGTGCTGGAGCAGATCGACTCGGCGTGGAAGTCGCACCTCCTGGTGATGGACAACCTGCGGAGCGGCGTGGGGCTCCGCGGGTACGCGCAGGAGGACCCGAAGATCGTGTACAAGCGCGAGGGCATGCAGGAGTTCGAGACGATGTGGGCCGGCATCCGCGACCGCACGACGGAGGCCGTGTTCCGCATGGAGGAAATGGGCGACGAGGAGGCGCAGGCGGCCCTGTGGGCGGGCGCGCGGGCGACGCACGCGGCCGCGATCTCCGCGTCCCAGGCGCGCCAGGCGCAGCTCGACGCGAGCGAGCAGCAGACGAACACCGCCGGCGGCGAGGCGAAGAAGGTGGAGCCGATCCGCAACGTGGGGGCGAAGGTGGGCCGCAACGACCCGTGCCCGTGCGGCAGCGGCAAGAAGTATAAGAACTGCCACATGAAAATGGAGGCGGGCAAGCGGTAG